One part of the Entelurus aequoreus isolate RoL-2023_Sb linkage group LG05, RoL_Eaeq_v1.1, whole genome shotgun sequence genome encodes these proteins:
- the LOC133651157 gene encoding claudin-4-like, which yields MASLGMQMLASALCLLGWAGVIISCLLPTWRVTAFVGSTIVTSQTIWEGIWMTCVVQSTGQIQCKPYESLLALGADLQAARALTVLAIVTGAVGLLLAFVGGKCTRFMDDERPGSKGRVAVAAGAVLIVTGLLCLIPTSWVAGAVVRRFYSATIDAQRREIGASLYIGWGASILLILGGGLFISSTCPLKAHDADKTPSVRYLVVRSPNGSSQHNRIPEATPARAVFTRPPSYEGASAKSEPFARTTWTDGPERGLRQGSQMSSALSTKSQLKRQDSPPSEQSEAPSTKSQLQLDQTLDSSRNEEDVSTNPSKTYL from the coding sequence ATGGCGTCCTTAGGCATGCAGATGCTGGCCAGCGCCCTGTGCCTGCTGGGTTGGGCGGGCGTCATCATCAGCTGCCTGCTGCCCACGTGGCGGGTGACGGCCTTCGTGGGCAGCACCATCGTCACCTCGCAGACCATCTGGGAGGGCATCTGGATGACCTGCGTGGTCCAGAGCACGGGGCAGATCCAGTGCAAGCCCTACGAGTCGCTCCTGGCGCTCGGCGCCGACCTGCAGGCGGCCCGGGCGCTCACCGTGCTCGCCATCGTGACCGGCGCTGTGGGCCTCCTCCTGGCTTTTGTCGGGGGGAAGTGCACCCGGTTCATGGATGACGAGCGCCCCGGGTCCAAAGGGAGAGTGGCGGTGGCGGCGGGGGCCGTGCTGATCGTCACCGGGTTACTGTGTTTGATCCCCACGTCGTGGGTGGCCGGCGCCGTGGTCAGGAGGTTCTACAGCGCCACCATCGACGCGCAGCGGCGAGAGATCGGCGCCAGTCTCTACATCGGCTGGGGGGCGTCCATCCTACTCATCCTGGGAGGGGGCTTGTTCATCAGCTCCACGTGCCCCCTCAAAGCGCACGACGCCGACAAGACCCCGTCGGTTCGATACCTGGTGGTCCGCTCCCCAAACGGGTCCTCGCAGCACAACCGGATTCCAGAAGCCACCCCAGCCCGGGCGGTTTTCACCCGGCCTCCCAGCTACGAGGGGGCCTCGGCAAAGTCCGAGCCGTTCGCCAGGACCACCTGGACGGACGGGCCCGAGCGTGGTCTCAGACAAGGGTCACAGATGTCCTCGGCCCTCTCAACCAAATCCCAGCTGAAGCGACAGGACTCGCCGCCATCGGAGCAAAGCGAGGCGCCGTCCACCAAGTCTCAGCTGCAGCTGGACCAGACCTTGGACTCCTCCAGGAATGAAGAGGATGTGTCCACCAACCCATCAAAGACGTACCTTTGA
- the LOC133651159 gene encoding claudin-4-like isoform X3 yields the protein MLVLGIGLGVLGWIGNILICMLPMWKVSAFIGNNIVVAQAIWEGLWMTCVVQSTGQMQCKVYDSLLALPPDLQAARAMVVIGILFALFGLLLSVVGGKCTTCVEDKAAKARVAIAAGVFFLLSGALCLVTVSLPANTIIKDFYNPAVPDAQRRELGACLYVGWGASGLLLIGGALLCCQCPPPSGGHRYGAAKYSAPKPSSPAKEFV from the exons ATGCTG GTTCTGGGCATCGGTCTGGGGGTGCTGGGCTGGATCGGGAACATCCTGATCTGCATGCTGCCCATGTGGAAGGTGTCGGCCTTCATCGGCAACAACATCGTGGTGGCGCAGGCCATCTGGGAGGGTCTGTGGATGACCTGCGTGGTGCAGAGCACGGGTCAGATGCAGTGCAAGGTCTACGACTCGCTGCTGGCGCTGCCGCCGGACCTCCAGGCGGCCCGCGCCATGGTGGTCATCGGCATCCTCTTCGCGCTCTTCGGCCTGCTGCTGTCGGTGGTGGGGGGCAAGTGCACCACCTGCGTGGAGGACAAGGCGGCCAAAGCCCGGGTGGCCATCGCCGCCGGCGTCTTCTTCCTGCTGAGCGGCGCCCTGTGCCTGGTGACCGTGTCGCTGCCCGCCAACACCATCATCAAGGACTTCTACAACCCGGCCGTGCCCGACGCCCAGAGGAGGGAGCTGGGGGCCTGCCTCTACGTGGGCTGGGGGGCTTCTGGACTGCTCCTGATCGGGGGCGCCCTCCTGTGCTGCCAGTGCCCGCCGCCGTCAGGAGGCCACCGCTACGGCGCCGCCAAATACTCGGCCCCCAAACCCAGCAGCCCGGCCAAGGAATTTGTGTGA
- the LOC133651159 gene encoding claudin-4-like isoform X2, with product MAACQVLGIGLGVLGWIGNILICMLPMWKVSAFIGNNIVVAQAIWEGLWMTCVVQSTGQMQCKVYDSLLALPPDLQAARAMVVIGILFALFGLLLSVVGGKCTTCVEDKAAKARVAIAAGVFFLLSGALCLVTVSLPANTIIKDFYNPAVPDAQRRELGACLYVGWGASGLLLIGGALLCCQCPPPSGGHRYGAAKYSAPKPSSPAKEFV from the coding sequence GTTCTGGGCATCGGTCTGGGGGTGCTGGGCTGGATCGGGAACATCCTGATCTGCATGCTGCCCATGTGGAAGGTGTCGGCCTTCATCGGCAACAACATCGTGGTGGCGCAGGCCATCTGGGAGGGTCTGTGGATGACCTGCGTGGTGCAGAGCACGGGTCAGATGCAGTGCAAGGTCTACGACTCGCTGCTGGCGCTGCCGCCGGACCTCCAGGCGGCCCGCGCCATGGTGGTCATCGGCATCCTCTTCGCGCTCTTCGGCCTGCTGCTGTCGGTGGTGGGGGGCAAGTGCACCACCTGCGTGGAGGACAAGGCGGCCAAAGCCCGGGTGGCCATCGCCGCCGGCGTCTTCTTCCTGCTGAGCGGCGCCCTGTGCCTGGTGACCGTGTCGCTGCCCGCCAACACCATCATCAAGGACTTCTACAACCCGGCCGTGCCCGACGCCCAGAGGAGGGAGCTGGGGGCCTGCCTCTACGTGGGCTGGGGGGCTTCTGGACTGCTCCTGATCGGGGGCGCCCTCCTGTGCTGCCAGTGCCCGCCGCCGTCAGGAGGCCACCGCTACGGCGCCGCCAAATACTCGGCCCCCAAACCCAGCAGCCCGGCCAAGGAATTTGTGTGA
- the LOC133651155 gene encoding claudin-4-like gives MVSAGKQMFGLALAAVGFLGCIIICALPMWKVTAFIGANIVTAQVIWEGLWMNCVTQSTGQMQCKVYDSMLALHRDLQASRALVVIAIIAGAFGLLLGVVGGKCTSFVEDERQKCKVAIAAGVVFLTAGVLVLVPVCWTANTIIRDFYNPVMTNAQRRELGAALYIGWGSAGLLLLGGGLLCSSCPRREETDYDVKYSKARSVDSSRAYV, from the coding sequence ATGGTGTCTGCGGGGAAACAGATGTTCGGGTTGGCGCTGGCCGCCGTCGGCTTCCTGGGGTGCATCATCATCTGCGCCCTCCCCATGTGGAAGGTGACGGCGTTCATCGGCGCCAACATCGTGACCGCTCAGGTGATCTGGGAGGGTCTGTGGATGAACTGCGTGACCCAGAGCACGGGCCAGATGCAGTGCAAGGTCTACGACTCCATGCTGGCGCTGCACCGGGACCTGCAGGCTTCCCGCGCCCTGGTCGTCATCGCCATCATCGCCGGGGCCTTCGGCCTCCTGCTGGGCGTGGTCGGCGGGAAGTGCACCAGCTTTGTGGAGGACGAGCGGCAGAAGTGCAAAGTGGCCATCGCGGCCGGGGTCGTCTTCCTCACGGCGGGGGTGCTGGTGCTGGTTCCCGTCTGCTGGACTGCCAACACCATCATCCGCGACTTCTACAACCCCGTCATGACCAACGCCCAGAGGAGGGAGCTGGGGGCCGCGCTCTACATCGGCTGGGGCTCAGCGGGACTCCTCTTGCTGGGCGGGGGGCTACTCTGCAGCTCCTGCCCCCGCAGGGAGGAGACCGACTACGACGTGAAGTATTCCAAGGCCCGCTCCGTGGACAGCAGCCGGGCCTACGTCTAG
- the LOC133651159 gene encoding claudin-4-like isoform X1 gives MASLGLQVLGIGLGVLGWIGNILICMLPMWKVSAFIGNNIVVAQAIWEGLWMTCVVQSTGQMQCKVYDSLLALPPDLQAARAMVVIGILFALFGLLLSVVGGKCTTCVEDKAAKARVAIAAGVFFLLSGALCLVTVSLPANTIIKDFYNPAVPDAQRRELGACLYVGWGASGLLLIGGALLCCQCPPPSGGHRYGAAKYSAPKPSSPAKEFV, from the coding sequence ATGGCGTCTTTGGGCCTGCAGGTTCTGGGCATCGGTCTGGGGGTGCTGGGCTGGATCGGGAACATCCTGATCTGCATGCTGCCCATGTGGAAGGTGTCGGCCTTCATCGGCAACAACATCGTGGTGGCGCAGGCCATCTGGGAGGGTCTGTGGATGACCTGCGTGGTGCAGAGCACGGGTCAGATGCAGTGCAAGGTCTACGACTCGCTGCTGGCGCTGCCGCCGGACCTCCAGGCGGCCCGCGCCATGGTGGTCATCGGCATCCTCTTCGCGCTCTTCGGCCTGCTGCTGTCGGTGGTGGGGGGCAAGTGCACCACCTGCGTGGAGGACAAGGCGGCCAAAGCCCGGGTGGCCATCGCCGCCGGCGTCTTCTTCCTGCTGAGCGGCGCCCTGTGCCTGGTGACCGTGTCGCTGCCCGCCAACACCATCATCAAGGACTTCTACAACCCGGCCGTGCCCGACGCCCAGAGGAGGGAGCTGGGGGCCTGCCTCTACGTGGGCTGGGGGGCTTCTGGACTGCTCCTGATCGGGGGCGCCCTCCTGTGCTGCCAGTGCCCGCCGCCGTCAGGAGGCCACCGCTACGGCGCCGCCAAATACTCGGCCCCCAAACCCAGCAGCCCGGCCAAGGAATTTGTGTGA
- the LOC133651160 gene encoding claudin-like protein ZF-A89 — MASAGLQMFGVFLATVGFLGDIIVCALPMWKVTAFIGSNIVTAQVFWEGLWMNCVKQSTGQMQCKVYDSMLALPQDLQAARALMVISILLALMGLLLAAAGGKCTNCIEDELAKSRVAIAAGVFVIAGGILCLIPVSWSGHVVIRDFYNPVITNAQRRELGAALFIGWGSAGLLIIGGALLCCQCPGRKDGRYSVKYSAPRSAASGGAYV, encoded by the coding sequence ATGGCGTCCGCAGGCCTCCAGATGTTCGGCGTCTTCCTGGCGACCGTGGGCTTCCTGGGCGACATCATCGTGTGCGCGCTGCCCATGTGGAAGGTGACGGCGTTCATCGGCAGCAACATCGTGACGGCGCAGGTGTTCTGGGAGGGTCTGTGGATGAACTGCGTGAAGCAGAGCACGGGCCAGATGCAGTGCAAGGTCTACGACTCCATGCTGGCGCTGCCCCAGGACCTGCAGGCGGCCCGCGCCCTGATGGTCATCTCCATCCTGCTGGCCCTCATGGGCCTCCTGCTGGCCGCCGCCGGGGGCAAGTGCACCAACTGCATCGAGGACGAGCTGGCCAAGAGTCGCGTGGCCATCGCGGCGGGCGTCTTCGTTATAGCGGGCGGCATCCTGTGCCTCATCCCGGTGTCCTGGTCCGGCCACGTGGTCATCCGCGACTTCTACAACCCCGTCATCACCAACGCGCAGAGGCGGGAGCTCGGCGCCGCGCTCTTCATCGGCTGGGGGTCCGCCGGCCTGCTGATCATCGGGGGGGCGCTGCTGTGCTGCCAGTGTCCCGGTCGCAAGGACGGTAGATACTCTGTGAAATACTCCGCGCCGCGCTCGGCCGCCAGTGGAGGCGCTTATGTTTGA